A part of Podarcis muralis chromosome 15, rPodMur119.hap1.1, whole genome shotgun sequence genomic DNA contains:
- the ENTPD4 gene encoding ectonucleoside triphosphate diphosphohydrolase 4 isoform X3 codes for MGRISVSCLFPASWHFSISPVGCPRILNTTLRQIIVIGLLAAAFFLLYYSVVKYGYRDKKLHRYLARVTDTEATDTNNPKLNYGIMVDCGSSGSRIFVYWWPRHNGNPHDLLDIKQMRDKNSKPVVMKIKPGISEFATSPEKVSDYIFPLLSFAAAHVPRAKHKETPLYILCTAGMRILPESQQKAILEDLLTDIPVHFDFLFSDSHAEVISGKQEGVYAWIGINFVLGRFEHTDDEDDAVVEVHIPGSENKEAILRKRTVGILDMGGVSTQIAYEVPKTVSFASSQQEEVAKNLLAEFNLGCDAHQTEHVYRVYVATFLGFGGNAARQRYADSIFTTTVFRNRLLGKQIGMTSDTPYLDPCLPLDAEDEIQQNGQKMHLRGTGDFHLCRDVIQPFMNKTNETQTSLNGIYQPPVHFENSEFYGFSEFYYCTEDVLRMGGEYIAAKFIKAAKDYCATKWSVLRERLDHGLYASHADLHRLKYQCFKSAWMYEVFHNGFSFPVNYGNLKTALQVYDKEVQWTLGAILYRTRFLPLRDIQQENFRGNHSHWRSFSFVYNHYLFFACFFVVLLSILLYLLRLRRIHRRMLHSGPSPSLWIEEGLPPPKIPGAL; via the exons ATGGGTAG GATCAGTGTTTCTTGTCTGTTTCCTGCTTCTTGGCACTTCAGCATTTCCCCAGTAGGGTGTCCACGAATATTGAACACCACGTTACGGCAGATTATTGTCATTGGGTTGCTCGCTGCTGCCTTTTTCTTGCTGTACTATTCTGTTGTAAAATATGGCTACAGGGACAAAAAGCTGCACAG GTATCTTGCTCGAGTAACCGACACAGAAGCTACAGATACCAACAATCCCAAGTTGAACTATGGTATTATGGTGGACTGTGGTAGCAGTGGATCCAGGATCTTTGTGTATTGGTGGCCGAGGCACAATGGCAACCCACATGATTTGCTGGACATCAAACAAATGAGGGACAAAAACAGCAAACCAGTGGTTATGAAAATTAAACCAG GCATTTCAGAATTTGCTACCTCTCCTGAAAAAGTCAGTGACTATATTTTCCCACTTCTGAGCTTTGCTGCTGCACATGTACCGCGTGCAAAACATAAAGAAACACCTCTGTATATCCTTTGTACAGCAGGGATGAGAATCTTACCAGAGAG CCAGCAAAAGGCAATACTAGAAGACCTGCTAACTGATATCCCAGTGCATTTTGATTTTCTGTTTTCGGACTCGCATGCTGAGGTTATTTCAGGAAAGCAAGAAG GAGTATATGCATGGATTGGAATCAACTTTGTCCTTGGAAGATTTGAGCATACCGATGATG AGGATGATGCTGTAGTGGAGGTGCATATTCCTGGCAGTGAAAACAAGGAAGCCATTCTTCGAAAGAGGACTGTGGGTATACTTGACATGGGTGGTGTGTCAACTCAAATAGCATACGAAGTCCCTAAAACTGTAAGCTTTGCCTCTTCACAGCAG GAGGAGGTGGCCAAGAACCTACTTGCAGAGTTCAATCTAGGTTGCGATGCTCACCAAACTGAACATGTGTACCGAGTTTATGTGGCAACTTTCCTCGGCTTTGGTGGAAATGCTGCCCGGCAGAGATATGCAGACAGCATATTTACCACCACAGTATTTAGAAACAG GCTTCTAGGCAAACAGATTGGTATGACTTCTGATACCCCCTATTTAGACCCTTGCCTGCCTTTGGATGCTGAGGATGAAATCCAGCAGAATGGGCAGAAGATGCATCTTCGAGGGACAGGAGATTTTCACTTGTGCCGTGATGTTATTCAGCCTTTCATGAATAAGACAAATGAGACGCAGACTTCTTTGAATGGCATTTATCAGCCTCCTGTGCACTTTGAGAACAGCGAGTTCTATGGGTTCTCGGAGTTCTATTACTGTACCGAGGATGTATTGCGGATGGGAGGAGAGTACATCGCTGCTAAGTTTATTAAAGCTGCAAAG gATTACTGTGCAACAAAGTGGTCAGTCCTAAGGGAACGTTTGGACCATGGTCTTTATGCCTCGCATGCAGACCTTCATCGATTGAA GTATCAATGCTTTAAGTCAGCCTGGATGTATGAAGTGTTTCACAACGGTTTCTCTTTTCCTGTAAACTATGGCAACTTAAAAACTGCACTGCAGGTCTATGACAAAGAGGTGCAATGGACGTTGGGGGCCATTCTCTATCGAACACGGTTTTTGCCTTTGAG GGACATCCAGCAGGAGAATTTCCGAGGCAATCACTCCCATTGGCGCAGCTTCTCCTTTGTTTACAACCATTACCTATTCTTTGCCTGCTTCTTTGTTGTGCTGCTGTCCATCCTGCTGTACCTGTTGCGATTGCGACGGATTCACCGGCGAATGCTACACAGCGGCCCGTCCCCTTCCCTCTGGATCGAGGAAGGCCTCCCGCCACCGAAGATCCCAGGAGCCTTATAA
- the ENTPD4 gene encoding ectonucleoside triphosphate diphosphohydrolase 4 isoform X2, with protein MERTHSGIACKLEKISVSCLFPASWHFSISPVGCPRILNTTLRQIIVIGLLAAAFFLLYYSVVKYGYRDKKLHRYLARVTDTEATDTNNPKLNYGIMVDCGSSGSRIFVYWWPRHNGNPHDLLDIKQMRDKNSKPVVMKIKPGISEFATSPEKVSDYIFPLLSFAAAHVPRAKHKETPLYILCTAGMRILPESQQKAILEDLLTDIPVHFDFLFSDSHAEVISGKQEGVYAWIGINFVLGRFEHTDDEDDAVVEVHIPGSENKEAILRKRTVGILDMGGVSTQIAYEVPKTEEVAKNLLAEFNLGCDAHQTEHVYRVYVATFLGFGGNAARQRYADSIFTTTVFRNRLLGKQIGMTSDTPYLDPCLPLDAEDEIQQNGQKMHLRGTGDFHLCRDVIQPFMNKTNETQTSLNGIYQPPVHFENSEFYGFSEFYYCTEDVLRMGGEYIAAKFIKAAKDYCATKWSVLRERLDHGLYASHADLHRLKYQCFKSAWMYEVFHNGFSFPVNYGNLKTALQVYDKEVQWTLGAILYRTRFLPLRDIQQENFRGNHSHWRSFSFVYNHYLFFACFFVVLLSILLYLLRLRRIHRRMLHSGPSPSLWIEEGLPPPKIPGAL; from the exons ATGGAAAGGACTCACAGTGGCATTGCATGTAAATTGGAAAA GATCAGTGTTTCTTGTCTGTTTCCTGCTTCTTGGCACTTCAGCATTTCCCCAGTAGGGTGTCCACGAATATTGAACACCACGTTACGGCAGATTATTGTCATTGGGTTGCTCGCTGCTGCCTTTTTCTTGCTGTACTATTCTGTTGTAAAATATGGCTACAGGGACAAAAAGCTGCACAG GTATCTTGCTCGAGTAACCGACACAGAAGCTACAGATACCAACAATCCCAAGTTGAACTATGGTATTATGGTGGACTGTGGTAGCAGTGGATCCAGGATCTTTGTGTATTGGTGGCCGAGGCACAATGGCAACCCACATGATTTGCTGGACATCAAACAAATGAGGGACAAAAACAGCAAACCAGTGGTTATGAAAATTAAACCAG GCATTTCAGAATTTGCTACCTCTCCTGAAAAAGTCAGTGACTATATTTTCCCACTTCTGAGCTTTGCTGCTGCACATGTACCGCGTGCAAAACATAAAGAAACACCTCTGTATATCCTTTGTACAGCAGGGATGAGAATCTTACCAGAGAG CCAGCAAAAGGCAATACTAGAAGACCTGCTAACTGATATCCCAGTGCATTTTGATTTTCTGTTTTCGGACTCGCATGCTGAGGTTATTTCAGGAAAGCAAGAAG GAGTATATGCATGGATTGGAATCAACTTTGTCCTTGGAAGATTTGAGCATACCGATGATG AGGATGATGCTGTAGTGGAGGTGCATATTCCTGGCAGTGAAAACAAGGAAGCCATTCTTCGAAAGAGGACTGTGGGTATACTTGACATGGGTGGTGTGTCAACTCAAATAGCATACGAAGTCCCTAAAACT GAGGAGGTGGCCAAGAACCTACTTGCAGAGTTCAATCTAGGTTGCGATGCTCACCAAACTGAACATGTGTACCGAGTTTATGTGGCAACTTTCCTCGGCTTTGGTGGAAATGCTGCCCGGCAGAGATATGCAGACAGCATATTTACCACCACAGTATTTAGAAACAG GCTTCTAGGCAAACAGATTGGTATGACTTCTGATACCCCCTATTTAGACCCTTGCCTGCCTTTGGATGCTGAGGATGAAATCCAGCAGAATGGGCAGAAGATGCATCTTCGAGGGACAGGAGATTTTCACTTGTGCCGTGATGTTATTCAGCCTTTCATGAATAAGACAAATGAGACGCAGACTTCTTTGAATGGCATTTATCAGCCTCCTGTGCACTTTGAGAACAGCGAGTTCTATGGGTTCTCGGAGTTCTATTACTGTACCGAGGATGTATTGCGGATGGGAGGAGAGTACATCGCTGCTAAGTTTATTAAAGCTGCAAAG gATTACTGTGCAACAAAGTGGTCAGTCCTAAGGGAACGTTTGGACCATGGTCTTTATGCCTCGCATGCAGACCTTCATCGATTGAA GTATCAATGCTTTAAGTCAGCCTGGATGTATGAAGTGTTTCACAACGGTTTCTCTTTTCCTGTAAACTATGGCAACTTAAAAACTGCACTGCAGGTCTATGACAAAGAGGTGCAATGGACGTTGGGGGCCATTCTCTATCGAACACGGTTTTTGCCTTTGAG GGACATCCAGCAGGAGAATTTCCGAGGCAATCACTCCCATTGGCGCAGCTTCTCCTTTGTTTACAACCATTACCTATTCTTTGCCTGCTTCTTTGTTGTGCTGCTGTCCATCCTGCTGTACCTGTTGCGATTGCGACGGATTCACCGGCGAATGCTACACAGCGGCCCGTCCCCTTCCCTCTGGATCGAGGAAGGCCTCCCGCCACCGAAGATCCCAGGAGCCTTATAA
- the ENTPD4 gene encoding ectonucleoside triphosphate diphosphohydrolase 4 isoform X1, translated as MERTHSGIACKLEKISVSCLFPASWHFSISPVGCPRILNTTLRQIIVIGLLAAAFFLLYYSVVKYGYRDKKLHRYLARVTDTEATDTNNPKLNYGIMVDCGSSGSRIFVYWWPRHNGNPHDLLDIKQMRDKNSKPVVMKIKPGISEFATSPEKVSDYIFPLLSFAAAHVPRAKHKETPLYILCTAGMRILPESQQKAILEDLLTDIPVHFDFLFSDSHAEVISGKQEGVYAWIGINFVLGRFEHTDDEDDAVVEVHIPGSENKEAILRKRTVGILDMGGVSTQIAYEVPKTVSFASSQQEEVAKNLLAEFNLGCDAHQTEHVYRVYVATFLGFGGNAARQRYADSIFTTTVFRNRLLGKQIGMTSDTPYLDPCLPLDAEDEIQQNGQKMHLRGTGDFHLCRDVIQPFMNKTNETQTSLNGIYQPPVHFENSEFYGFSEFYYCTEDVLRMGGEYIAAKFIKAAKDYCATKWSVLRERLDHGLYASHADLHRLKYQCFKSAWMYEVFHNGFSFPVNYGNLKTALQVYDKEVQWTLGAILYRTRFLPLRDIQQENFRGNHSHWRSFSFVYNHYLFFACFFVVLLSILLYLLRLRRIHRRMLHSGPSPSLWIEEGLPPPKIPGAL; from the exons ATGGAAAGGACTCACAGTGGCATTGCATGTAAATTGGAAAA GATCAGTGTTTCTTGTCTGTTTCCTGCTTCTTGGCACTTCAGCATTTCCCCAGTAGGGTGTCCACGAATATTGAACACCACGTTACGGCAGATTATTGTCATTGGGTTGCTCGCTGCTGCCTTTTTCTTGCTGTACTATTCTGTTGTAAAATATGGCTACAGGGACAAAAAGCTGCACAG GTATCTTGCTCGAGTAACCGACACAGAAGCTACAGATACCAACAATCCCAAGTTGAACTATGGTATTATGGTGGACTGTGGTAGCAGTGGATCCAGGATCTTTGTGTATTGGTGGCCGAGGCACAATGGCAACCCACATGATTTGCTGGACATCAAACAAATGAGGGACAAAAACAGCAAACCAGTGGTTATGAAAATTAAACCAG GCATTTCAGAATTTGCTACCTCTCCTGAAAAAGTCAGTGACTATATTTTCCCACTTCTGAGCTTTGCTGCTGCACATGTACCGCGTGCAAAACATAAAGAAACACCTCTGTATATCCTTTGTACAGCAGGGATGAGAATCTTACCAGAGAG CCAGCAAAAGGCAATACTAGAAGACCTGCTAACTGATATCCCAGTGCATTTTGATTTTCTGTTTTCGGACTCGCATGCTGAGGTTATTTCAGGAAAGCAAGAAG GAGTATATGCATGGATTGGAATCAACTTTGTCCTTGGAAGATTTGAGCATACCGATGATG AGGATGATGCTGTAGTGGAGGTGCATATTCCTGGCAGTGAAAACAAGGAAGCCATTCTTCGAAAGAGGACTGTGGGTATACTTGACATGGGTGGTGTGTCAACTCAAATAGCATACGAAGTCCCTAAAACTGTAAGCTTTGCCTCTTCACAGCAG GAGGAGGTGGCCAAGAACCTACTTGCAGAGTTCAATCTAGGTTGCGATGCTCACCAAACTGAACATGTGTACCGAGTTTATGTGGCAACTTTCCTCGGCTTTGGTGGAAATGCTGCCCGGCAGAGATATGCAGACAGCATATTTACCACCACAGTATTTAGAAACAG GCTTCTAGGCAAACAGATTGGTATGACTTCTGATACCCCCTATTTAGACCCTTGCCTGCCTTTGGATGCTGAGGATGAAATCCAGCAGAATGGGCAGAAGATGCATCTTCGAGGGACAGGAGATTTTCACTTGTGCCGTGATGTTATTCAGCCTTTCATGAATAAGACAAATGAGACGCAGACTTCTTTGAATGGCATTTATCAGCCTCCTGTGCACTTTGAGAACAGCGAGTTCTATGGGTTCTCGGAGTTCTATTACTGTACCGAGGATGTATTGCGGATGGGAGGAGAGTACATCGCTGCTAAGTTTATTAAAGCTGCAAAG gATTACTGTGCAACAAAGTGGTCAGTCCTAAGGGAACGTTTGGACCATGGTCTTTATGCCTCGCATGCAGACCTTCATCGATTGAA GTATCAATGCTTTAAGTCAGCCTGGATGTATGAAGTGTTTCACAACGGTTTCTCTTTTCCTGTAAACTATGGCAACTTAAAAACTGCACTGCAGGTCTATGACAAAGAGGTGCAATGGACGTTGGGGGCCATTCTCTATCGAACACGGTTTTTGCCTTTGAG GGACATCCAGCAGGAGAATTTCCGAGGCAATCACTCCCATTGGCGCAGCTTCTCCTTTGTTTACAACCATTACCTATTCTTTGCCTGCTTCTTTGTTGTGCTGCTGTCCATCCTGCTGTACCTGTTGCGATTGCGACGGATTCACCGGCGAATGCTACACAGCGGCCCGTCCCCTTCCCTCTGGATCGAGGAAGGCCTCCCGCCACCGAAGATCCCAGGAGCCTTATAA
- the ENTPD4 gene encoding ectonucleoside triphosphate diphosphohydrolase 4 isoform X4 codes for MVDCGSSGSRIFVYWWPRHNGNPHDLLDIKQMRDKNSKPVVMKIKPGISEFATSPEKVSDYIFPLLSFAAAHVPRAKHKETPLYILCTAGMRILPESQQKAILEDLLTDIPVHFDFLFSDSHAEVISGKQEGVYAWIGINFVLGRFEHTDDEDDAVVEVHIPGSENKEAILRKRTVGILDMGGVSTQIAYEVPKTVSFASSQQEEVAKNLLAEFNLGCDAHQTEHVYRVYVATFLGFGGNAARQRYADSIFTTTVFRNRLLGKQIGMTSDTPYLDPCLPLDAEDEIQQNGQKMHLRGTGDFHLCRDVIQPFMNKTNETQTSLNGIYQPPVHFENSEFYGFSEFYYCTEDVLRMGGEYIAAKFIKAAKDYCATKWSVLRERLDHGLYASHADLHRLKYQCFKSAWMYEVFHNGFSFPVNYGNLKTALQVYDKEVQWTLGAILYRTRFLPLRDIQQENFRGNHSHWRSFSFVYNHYLFFACFFVVLLSILLYLLRLRRIHRRMLHSGPSPSLWIEEGLPPPKIPGAL; via the exons ATGGTGGACTGTGGTAGCAGTGGATCCAGGATCTTTGTGTATTGGTGGCCGAGGCACAATGGCAACCCACATGATTTGCTGGACATCAAACAAATGAGGGACAAAAACAGCAAACCAGTGGTTATGAAAATTAAACCAG GCATTTCAGAATTTGCTACCTCTCCTGAAAAAGTCAGTGACTATATTTTCCCACTTCTGAGCTTTGCTGCTGCACATGTACCGCGTGCAAAACATAAAGAAACACCTCTGTATATCCTTTGTACAGCAGGGATGAGAATCTTACCAGAGAG CCAGCAAAAGGCAATACTAGAAGACCTGCTAACTGATATCCCAGTGCATTTTGATTTTCTGTTTTCGGACTCGCATGCTGAGGTTATTTCAGGAAAGCAAGAAG GAGTATATGCATGGATTGGAATCAACTTTGTCCTTGGAAGATTTGAGCATACCGATGATG AGGATGATGCTGTAGTGGAGGTGCATATTCCTGGCAGTGAAAACAAGGAAGCCATTCTTCGAAAGAGGACTGTGGGTATACTTGACATGGGTGGTGTGTCAACTCAAATAGCATACGAAGTCCCTAAAACTGTAAGCTTTGCCTCTTCACAGCAG GAGGAGGTGGCCAAGAACCTACTTGCAGAGTTCAATCTAGGTTGCGATGCTCACCAAACTGAACATGTGTACCGAGTTTATGTGGCAACTTTCCTCGGCTTTGGTGGAAATGCTGCCCGGCAGAGATATGCAGACAGCATATTTACCACCACAGTATTTAGAAACAG GCTTCTAGGCAAACAGATTGGTATGACTTCTGATACCCCCTATTTAGACCCTTGCCTGCCTTTGGATGCTGAGGATGAAATCCAGCAGAATGGGCAGAAGATGCATCTTCGAGGGACAGGAGATTTTCACTTGTGCCGTGATGTTATTCAGCCTTTCATGAATAAGACAAATGAGACGCAGACTTCTTTGAATGGCATTTATCAGCCTCCTGTGCACTTTGAGAACAGCGAGTTCTATGGGTTCTCGGAGTTCTATTACTGTACCGAGGATGTATTGCGGATGGGAGGAGAGTACATCGCTGCTAAGTTTATTAAAGCTGCAAAG gATTACTGTGCAACAAAGTGGTCAGTCCTAAGGGAACGTTTGGACCATGGTCTTTATGCCTCGCATGCAGACCTTCATCGATTGAA GTATCAATGCTTTAAGTCAGCCTGGATGTATGAAGTGTTTCACAACGGTTTCTCTTTTCCTGTAAACTATGGCAACTTAAAAACTGCACTGCAGGTCTATGACAAAGAGGTGCAATGGACGTTGGGGGCCATTCTCTATCGAACACGGTTTTTGCCTTTGAG GGACATCCAGCAGGAGAATTTCCGAGGCAATCACTCCCATTGGCGCAGCTTCTCCTTTGTTTACAACCATTACCTATTCTTTGCCTGCTTCTTTGTTGTGCTGCTGTCCATCCTGCTGTACCTGTTGCGATTGCGACGGATTCACCGGCGAATGCTACACAGCGGCCCGTCCCCTTCCCTCTGGATCGAGGAAGGCCTCCCGCCACCGAAGATCCCAGGAGCCTTATAA